One window from the genome of Paraconexibacter algicola encodes:
- a CDS encoding serine/threonine-protein kinase: MLAPGTEIAGHRVRRELGRGTTAIVVEADPPGGGAPVALKVPLSGTADDPTVRARFLRGARAQAALAHPAVVRVHAVGESPVHGPWMAMELVRGATLGELLGVGELPGGRALRVLEQVAGALDAAHAAGVVHRDVKPSNVLVDGDRAWLADFGLARGDEDDEATTRAGAVIGTLPYLAPELVRGGPPSAAGDRYALAAVAHQLLVGETVFPRPTDAAILFAHVEEPPPAASARRPALPAAVDAVLARGLAKEPADRFPTATAFTDALRDALGPAAAQLPSPVPATRAEASTVDPPSGAAPAAPARDEAPPAHPAPSTAGDRRDAAGVTPPRRARPGRRLLLLGALAAAGAAAGVVVLVPAEDRGPARAADAVPPVGSGLVAIGSALDGPADELRGRDCRDRVPSGSSPACTVLQTELPGRRTVVPTTGAIRAWTVRGARGELVLQVLRRRGGEIFQVFRSQPTVVPDTGVHRYPLALPALAGDLVALAVLPGARVGLRPAAGARTERWFGPVSAQTGPGRTTGFAYDVQMRVELERGATVPPPRLLVGAEAARARAGREVAASETRLPDGRRVRVALVEVGGAVVVDLFRGGVRRARSVVPDLRPGGEVVEFKAFESPGNDSQLNVGWRNPGTRSDIAHYFGLLAESLEYYS, from the coding sequence GTGCTGGCCCCCGGGACCGAGATCGCCGGCCATCGCGTCCGGCGCGAGCTCGGGCGCGGCACGACCGCGATCGTGGTCGAGGCCGACCCGCCCGGCGGCGGCGCGCCGGTCGCGCTGAAGGTCCCGCTCTCCGGGACCGCCGACGACCCGACGGTGCGTGCGCGGTTCCTGCGCGGCGCGCGCGCCCAGGCGGCGCTCGCCCATCCGGCGGTCGTGCGCGTGCACGCGGTCGGGGAGAGCCCGGTCCACGGGCCGTGGATGGCGATGGAGCTCGTGCGTGGCGCGACGCTCGGGGAGCTGCTGGGCGTCGGCGAGCTGCCGGGGGGCCGCGCGCTGCGGGTGCTCGAGCAGGTCGCGGGCGCGCTCGACGCCGCGCACGCGGCGGGCGTCGTGCACCGGGACGTCAAGCCGTCCAACGTGCTCGTCGACGGTGACCGCGCGTGGCTGGCGGACTTCGGCCTGGCGCGCGGGGACGAGGACGACGAGGCGACCACGCGCGCCGGGGCGGTCATCGGGACGCTGCCCTACCTGGCCCCGGAGCTCGTGCGCGGCGGGCCGCCGTCGGCCGCGGGGGACCGCTACGCGCTCGCGGCGGTCGCGCACCAGCTGCTGGTCGGGGAGACCGTGTTCCCGCGCCCGACGGACGCCGCGATCCTGTTCGCGCACGTCGAGGAGCCGCCACCGGCGGCGAGCGCCCGTCGGCCCGCGCTGCCGGCGGCGGTCGACGCCGTGCTCGCGCGCGGCCTCGCGAAGGAGCCCGCCGACCGCTTCCCGACCGCGACCGCGTTCACGGACGCGCTGCGCGACGCGCTGGGCCCCGCGGCGGCGCAGCTGCCGTCGCCGGTGCCCGCGACCCGCGCGGAGGCCTCGACCGTCGACCCGCCGTCGGGGGCCGCTCCCGCGGCGCCGGCCCGGGACGAGGCCCCGCCCGCGCACCCCGCGCCGTCGACTGCCGGAGATCGCCGGGACGCGGCCGGCGTGACCCCGCCGCGCCGCGCGCGACCCGGCCGGCGGCTGCTGCTGCTCGGCGCGCTCGCGGCGGCGGGGGCGGCCGCCGGGGTCGTCGTGCTGGTGCCCGCGGAGGACCGTGGTCCCGCCCGGGCCGCCGACGCTGTCCCGCCGGTCGGCAGCGGCCTCGTGGCGATCGGCAGCGCGCTCGACGGACCGGCCGACGAGCTGCGGGGCCGCGACTGCCGCGACCGGGTCCCGTCGGGCAGCTCGCCGGCGTGCACGGTGCTGCAGACCGAGCTGCCGGGCCGCCGGACCGTCGTGCCGACGACCGGCGCGATCCGCGCGTGGACCGTCCGCGGCGCGCGCGGCGAGCTGGTCCTGCAGGTGCTCCGCCGGCGGGGCGGCGAGATCTTCCAGGTCTTCCGCTCGCAGCCCACGGTCGTCCCCGACACCGGCGTGCACCGCTACCCGCTGGCGCTGCCCGCGCTGGCCGGGGACCTCGTCGCGCTCGCGGTCCTGCCGGGCGCCCGGGTCGGGTTGCGGCCCGCGGCGGGCGCGCGGACCGAGCGGTGGTTCGGCCCGGTGAGCGCCCAGACCGGTCCCGGCCGGACGACGGGGTTCGCCTACGACGTGCAGATGCGCGTCGAGCTCGAGCGCGGCGCGACGGTGCCCCCGCCGCGGCTGCTCGTCGGCGCGGAGGCGGCCCGGGCGCGCGCGGGCCGGGAGGTCGCCGCCTCCGAGACGCGCCTGCCGGACGGTCGCCGCGTGCGCGTCGCGCTCGTCGAGGTGGGAGGCGCGGTGGTCGTGGACCTCTTCCGCGGCGGGGTGCGCCGCGCGCGCAGCGTCGTGCCCGACCTGCGGCCCGGCGGTGAGGTCGTCGAGTTCAAGGCGTTCGAGTCCCCGGGCAACGACAGCCAGCTGAACGTCGGCTGGCGCAACCCGGGCACGCGCAGCGACATCGCCCACTACTTCGGGCTGCTCGCCGAGTCGCTGGAGTACTACAGCTAG
- a CDS encoding glutamate decarboxylase produces MLHAHRPDAPPLSVRPQHAPPGGADRLPRHRLPDGEMDPETAYRVVHDELLLDGQARLNLATFVTTWMEPQAARLMAECHEKNMIDKDEYPLTAEIEARCVSMIAGLWNAPTRPDGEGATGCSTLGSSEACMLAGLAFKRHWEARRRAAGASVERPNLVMGANVQVCWEKFCRYFDVEARQAPLAPGRTHLDADSARPLVDEHTIGVVAILGSTMDGSYEPVAEIAAMLDALEDETGLDVPVHVDAASGGFVAPFLDPDLLWDFRVPRVRSINASGHKYGLVYPGVGWAVWRSRDALPEELVFHVNYLGGDMPTYGLNFSRPGAQVVAQYYELLRLGFEGYRRVQQASRDTATWMAARIAEIEPFELVSDGSELPVFAVRIREGETAFDVYDVSARLRQYGWLVPAYTFPEGLQDLAVLRVVVRNGFGPELAAKLVEHLGEVVAALSGRGAVGGEPTAFHH; encoded by the coding sequence ATGCTCCACGCCCACCGGCCCGACGCCCCGCCGCTCTCCGTGCGTCCCCAGCACGCCCCGCCCGGAGGCGCCGACCGGCTCCCGCGCCACCGCCTCCCGGACGGCGAGATGGACCCCGAGACCGCCTATCGCGTCGTGCACGACGAGCTGCTGCTCGACGGGCAGGCCCGGCTCAACCTCGCGACGTTCGTGACGACGTGGATGGAGCCGCAGGCCGCCCGGCTCATGGCCGAGTGCCACGAGAAGAACATGATCGACAAGGACGAGTACCCGCTCACCGCGGAGATCGAGGCGCGCTGCGTCAGCATGATCGCCGGCCTGTGGAACGCCCCGACCCGCCCGGACGGCGAGGGCGCCACGGGCTGCTCGACGCTCGGATCCTCCGAGGCGTGCATGCTCGCCGGCCTCGCGTTCAAGCGCCACTGGGAGGCGCGGCGCCGCGCCGCCGGCGCGTCCGTGGAGCGACCGAACCTCGTGATGGGCGCCAACGTCCAGGTCTGCTGGGAGAAGTTCTGCCGCTATTTCGACGTCGAGGCGCGCCAGGCCCCGCTGGCCCCCGGCCGCACCCACCTCGACGCCGACAGCGCCCGACCGCTCGTGGACGAGCACACGATCGGCGTCGTCGCGATCCTCGGCTCGACCATGGACGGCAGCTACGAGCCCGTGGCCGAGATCGCCGCGATGCTCGACGCGCTCGAGGACGAGACGGGCCTGGACGTGCCGGTGCACGTCGACGCCGCCTCCGGCGGGTTCGTCGCCCCGTTCCTGGACCCCGACCTGCTCTGGGACTTCCGCGTCCCGCGCGTGCGATCGATCAACGCGTCCGGCCACAAGTACGGGCTCGTCTACCCCGGGGTCGGCTGGGCGGTGTGGCGCAGCCGCGACGCGCTCCCGGAGGAGCTCGTCTTCCACGTCAACTACCTCGGCGGCGACATGCCGACCTACGGCCTGAACTTCTCGCGCCCCGGGGCCCAGGTCGTCGCCCAGTACTACGAGCTGCTGCGGCTCGGATTCGAGGGCTACCGGCGCGTGCAGCAGGCCTCGCGTGACACCGCGACCTGGATGGCGGCGCGGATCGCGGAGATCGAGCCGTTCGAGCTCGTGTCCGACGGCAGCGAGCTGCCCGTCTTCGCGGTGCGCATCCGCGAGGGGGAGACGGCCTTCGACGTCTACGACGTGTCCGCCCGGCTGCGGCAGTACGGGTGGCTCGTGCCCGCGTACACGTTCCCGGAGGGCCTGCAGGACCTCGCCGTGCTGCGCGTCGTCGTCCGCAACGGCTTCGGTCCCGAGCTCGCCGCCAAGCTCGTCGAGCACCTCGGCGAGGTCGTCGCCGCGCTCTCCGGGCGCGGCGCGGTCGGCGGGGAGCCGACCGCGTTCCACCACTAG